A window of the Candidatus Firestonebacteria bacterium RIFOXYD2_FULL_39_29 genome harbors these coding sequences:
- a CDS encoding four helix bundle protein: MGFLFEKLDVYRKSVDFAGKIGDLTRNFQRGNYYLADQLNRASLSIAANIAEGNGRYHKLDRASFFRISRGSAFECVPILEICKRKELIDNVKNEELKKDIEDISKMLSGLINC; this comes from the coding sequence ATGGGTTTCCTATTCGAAAAACTGGATGTATATAGAAAGTCTGTTGATTTTGCAGGTAAAATCGGCGATCTAACCAGGAATTTTCAGAGAGGTAACTATTATTTGGCAGATCAGCTTAACAGAGCTTCACTTTCAATTGCTGCAAATATTGCAGAGGGTAATGGCAGGTATCATAAACTGGATAGGGCAAGTTTCTTTAGAATATCAAGAGGCTCCGCATTTGAATGTGTTCCAATTTTAGAGATTTGTAAGCGTAAAGAACTTATTGATAACGTCAAAAATGAAGAACTGAAAAAGGATATTGAAGATATTTCCAAGATGTTGTCCGGCTTGATAAATTGTTAA
- a CDS encoding tRNA-specific adenosine deaminase gives MKCFMSEALKEAKKGYKNNEVPVGALIVKDGKVIARAYSKVKALKDPTAHAEILAIRKAAKKIKNERLNGCSIYVTLEPCAMCAGALVLARVDNLFYGAAEPKTGGVKSVFRIANSKKLNHRVKVKGGIMQEECREIMKAFFMGKRKVHKSL, from the coding sequence ATGAAATGCTTTATGAGTGAAGCTCTAAAGGAAGCCAAAAAAGGTTACAAGAATAATGAAGTTCCTGTAGGGGCTCTCATTGTCAAAGACGGTAAAGTTATCGCTCGCGCATACAGTAAAGTTAAAGCATTAAAAGATCCGACAGCTCATGCTGAGATACTCGCAATTCGAAAAGCCGCCAAAAAAATAAAAAATGAACGGTTAAACGGGTGTTCTATCTATGTGACTTTAGAACCCTGTGCTATGTGCGCAGGTGCTTTAGTCCTGGCCCGGGTGGATAATCTTTTTTACGGCGCCGCAGAACCAAAGACGGGGGGAGTGAAGAGTGTCTTCCGGATTGCAAACAGCAAAAAACTTAATCACAGGGTGAAAGTTAAGGGTGGAATAATGCAGGAAGAATGTAGGGAGATTATGAAAGCGTTTTTCATGGGAAAACGGAAGGTCCATAAAAGTCTTTAA
- a CDS encoding diphosphate--fructose-6-phosphate 1-phosphotransferase, which yields MASLEQYLNSTEKGKSLFEDEVRKLKTPVCKVFLKAGKITPVGWKSSGLSVKSKDPVKVQAKAPHVVKANGDKILLAVSKTNKDKIKNKRVAVLFSGGPAAGGHNVVAGIFDMLGEDNTLLGVKTGPKGLIKGDLFEIKPEDIKRIKNTGGFDFLGSDRTKIKTPEQFEAVKQTCKKHRLDALVVIGGDDSNTNAAFLAEFLFENIKEDGSGVQVIGVPKTIDGDLQIGKNLPISFGFDTATKVYAEMVGNILQDTPSSKKYWHFVKLMGRAASHVALEVALQTKPAVALVSEEIAEKNMSLDQIIDDIAKVVIERAMKGKNYGVVVVPEGIIEFIPEMTKMLKELNMAVAEHEQELENKDLAEKRDVLSCVLAADNMKLFSSLPEYIQEMMLFDRDAHGNLQVSQIPTEKLLIDMVKKHIKKEAPEVEFATLNHFFGYEGRCGVPSLFDAAYTYNLGLAVGALALSGKTGYIVSFTELDKGGKILAIPLPALLNVEIRHGKEELVIEKALVELDSPAFKYFAKNRKRWAETDLFNSPGPRQLWGPSCNQLPITVALNQGYKSLSFKI from the coding sequence ATGGCTTCGCTTGAACAATATTTAAATAGCACGGAAAAGGGTAAGTCACTTTTTGAAGATGAGGTAAGAAAACTTAAGACACCGGTCTGTAAGGTGTTTTTAAAAGCCGGTAAAATTACTCCGGTAGGCTGGAAGTCCTCAGGGCTTTCCGTAAAATCTAAAGATCCTGTTAAAGTACAGGCAAAGGCTCCTCACGTTGTCAAAGCAAATGGGGATAAGATCCTGCTTGCCGTTTCAAAAACAAACAAGGATAAGATCAAAAATAAAAGAGTTGCTGTTTTATTCTCCGGCGGACCTGCGGCAGGCGGTCATAACGTAGTAGCTGGTATTTTTGATATGCTGGGTGAGGATAATACGCTTCTTGGCGTAAAAACCGGGCCTAAAGGACTGATAAAGGGGGATCTGTTCGAGATAAAACCTGAGGACATCAAACGTATAAAAAATACCGGCGGGTTTGATTTTTTAGGTTCGGATAGAACTAAGATCAAAACTCCGGAACAATTTGAGGCTGTAAAACAGACCTGTAAGAAGCACCGGCTTGATGCGCTGGTGGTAATAGGCGGAGATGATTCTAATACTAATGCGGCATTTCTTGCGGAATTTCTTTTTGAAAATATTAAAGAAGACGGCAGCGGGGTTCAGGTTATCGGGGTCCCGAAGACTATTGACGGGGATTTACAGATAGGAAAGAACCTTCCAATATCCTTTGGTTTTGACACTGCTACGAAAGTATACGCTGAAATGGTGGGAAATATTTTACAGGATACTCCCTCTTCAAAAAAGTACTGGCATTTCGTAAAGCTTATGGGCAGGGCCGCGAGTCATGTGGCTCTCGAAGTTGCTCTTCAGACAAAGCCTGCGGTTGCTCTGGTCTCAGAAGAGATTGCAGAGAAGAATATGTCCCTGGATCAAATAATAGATGATATTGCAAAAGTAGTTATTGAAAGGGCAATGAAAGGTAAAAATTACGGGGTTGTCGTTGTTCCGGAAGGTATTATTGAGTTTATTCCGGAAATGACTAAGATGCTTAAAGAATTAAATATGGCTGTTGCGGAACATGAACAAGAGCTTGAGAATAAAGACTTGGCGGAAAAAAGGGATGTTCTTTCCTGTGTACTGGCGGCTGATAATATGAAATTGTTTTCCTCTTTGCCTGAATATATCCAGGAGATGATGCTTTTCGACAGAGATGCGCATGGCAATCTGCAGGTTTCGCAGATTCCTACGGAAAAACTTCTTATTGATATGGTAAAAAAACATATTAAGAAAGAAGCACCAGAAGTAGAATTTGCGACACTTAATCATTTTTTTGGTTATGAAGGGCGTTGCGGGGTGCCTTCTTTGTTTGATGCTGCCTATACTTACAATTTAGGTTTGGCGGTGGGCGCGCTTGCGCTTTCCGGTAAAACCGGTTATATTGTTTCTTTTACTGAACTGGATAAAGGCGGAAAGATTCTGGCAATACCGTTGCCTGCTCTTTTAAATGTGGAAATCAGACACGGAAAGGAAGAGCTTGTTATAGAAAAAGCTTTGGTAGAACTTGATTCACCGGCTTTTAAGTATTTTGCAAAAAACAGAAAAAGATGGGCTGAAACTGATTTGTTTAATTCTCCCGGCCCGAGGCAATTATGGGGGCCGTCATGCAATCAGTTGCCGATAACCGTAGCTCTGAATCAGGGATACAAATCCCTAAGTTTTAAGATTTAA
- a CDS encoding MFS transporter has product MDVVESSAKKSLIYLFRTLKYRNYRLFFMGQSISLIGTWLQMIAVSWLVYRLTGSVFMLGLVGFLSRIPTFLMAPFAGVVADRYDRYKILILTQILSMIQAFIFAVLVFTGTIQVWHTILLGISLGLINSFDIPVRQSFVVNMVEDKKDLGNAIALNSSMVNGARLIGPTVAGLLIAAVGEGWCFSLNAISFVAVISSLLMMKIKPREFKRTNKSGITEFKEGFSYAYKHKTISSLLLLLAIASLIAMPYQVLMPAFSREILKGGPKMFGFLMAAAGFGALAGALYLGSRKSTEGLGRIVILSSVLFGAGLMMFSFAQNAWSSGVFLVIAGFGMMVQAAGTNTILQTLVEEDKRGRIMSLYTMAFMGMQPFGSLLVGKLADVFGMPVTICIGGAGCGLSALLIGRKMLFLKTIDIN; this is encoded by the coding sequence ATGGACGTTGTAGAAAGTTCCGCAAAGAAAAGCCTTATTTACTTGTTCCGTACTTTGAAATACAGGAATTATAGACTTTTTTTCATGGGACAGAGTATTTCTTTAATTGGGACCTGGCTGCAAATGATTGCGGTCAGCTGGCTGGTTTATCGGCTTACCGGTTCTGTTTTTATGCTCGGGCTTGTAGGATTTTTAAGCAGGATACCCACCTTTTTAATGGCGCCTTTCGCCGGAGTTGTTGCCGACAGGTATGACAGATATAAAATACTTATTTTGACCCAGATCCTTTCCATGATCCAGGCTTTTATATTCGCCGTGCTTGTTTTTACGGGAACCATTCAAGTATGGCATACTATTCTGCTCGGAATTTCTCTCGGGCTTATTAATTCCTTTGATATTCCGGTTAGACAGTCTTTTGTTGTTAATATGGTTGAAGACAAAAAAGATCTGGGAAATGCTATTGCGTTAAACTCAAGTATGGTAAACGGGGCAAGATTGATAGGTCCTACCGTTGCGGGGCTTTTGATCGCCGCAGTCGGAGAGGGATGGTGCTTTTCTTTGAATGCTATAAGTTTTGTTGCTGTTATATCAAGCCTTCTTATGATGAAGATAAAACCGCGTGAGTTCAAGAGAACCAATAAAAGTGGAATTACGGAATTTAAGGAAGGCTTTTCTTACGCTTATAAACATAAAACAATCAGTTCTCTCCTCCTGCTTCTTGCTATTGCTAGCCTTATTGCAATGCCTTATCAGGTTTTGATGCCGGCTTTTTCGAGGGAGATACTTAAGGGCGGTCCTAAGATGTTCGGTTTTTTGATGGCTGCCGCGGGATTTGGAGCTTTGGCAGGGGCGCTTTACCTCGGGAGCAGGAAGAGCACTGAAGGTTTGGGCAGGATAGTTATTCTTTCTTCCGTTCTATTTGGTGCCGGACTCATGATGTTTTCTTTTGCTCAAAATGCATGGAGTTCGGGAGTATTCCTGGTGATTGCCGGTTTTGGGATGATGGTGCAGGCTGCAGGAACAAATACTATTTTGCAGACCTTAGTCGAAGAAGATAAAAGGGGAAGAATAATGAGCCTCTATACGATGGCTTTTATGGGAATGCAGCCTTTCGGAAGTTTGCTGGTGGGAAAACTTGCAGATGTTTTTGGAATGCCGGTAACAATATGCATAGGCGGCGCAGGCTGTGGCTTAAGCGCGCTTTTAATAGGCCGAAAAATGCTCTTTCTTAAAACAATAGATATTAACTGA
- a CDS encoding chloramphenicol acetyltransferase, producing MKGFPQVGFIKNIISNPNIIVGDYSYYDDPGGPEKFEKNVMYHYPFMGDKLIIGRFCAIAKDVKFIMNGANHKISGITTYPFSIFGNGWEKVMPDIKDLPFKGDTVIGNDVWLGYDALIMPGIKIGDGAIIASRSVVTKDVPPYTVVGGNPAKPIKQRYSEEEIKILLEIKWWNWTIEKITDNLKIIVGSDIKALLKAK from the coding sequence ATGAAAGGGTTTCCCCAGGTTGGGTTTATTAAGAATATTATTTCAAATCCTAATATAATTGTCGGTGATTACAGTTATTATGATGATCCTGGGGGGCCGGAGAAATTTGAGAAGAATGTTATGTATCACTATCCGTTTATGGGGGATAAATTGATAATTGGTAGGTTCTGTGCTATTGCAAAAGATGTAAAGTTTATAATGAACGGCGCAAATCATAAAATTAGCGGTATTACTACATACCCTTTTTCTATTTTTGGGAACGGCTGGGAAAAAGTAATGCCTGATATAAAGGATTTGCCTTTTAAAGGTGATACTGTAATTGGAAATGATGTCTGGCTGGGGTATGATGCTCTTATAATGCCCGGAATAAAGATTGGTGACGGTGCGATAATCGCCAGCAGGTCCGTGGTGACAAAAGATGTGCCTCCCTATACGGTAGTAGGAGGAAACCCTGCCAAACCGATCAAGCAAAGATATTCAGAAGAAGAAATAAAGATATTATTGGAAATAAAATGGTGGAATTGGACGATAGAGAAGATTACAGATAATTTGAAGATAATAGTCGGTTCTGATATAAAAGCCCTTTTAAAAGCTAAGTAA